A window of Streptomyces sp. DG1A-41 contains these coding sequences:
- a CDS encoding hydrolase, whose product MRSYRKPAAVGLGCLLALVTAGCSRQAEPVDRARPAPSSTAAPSTSPPAEAGTAYAPYVSATDASGTDSAGSPTTYNLAFVLADGDDCVPRWDGTHAIGDSTVKSRIARLAKTGGQVRVSFGGASGKELAAACDSATELAAAYGKALDAAGATRADFDVEGDELADSASIALRSKAIALLQKERTDLEVSFTLPVMPSGLGKDSLALLGSANDNGVRVGTVNLMTMNYGTSYDGDMGGYALTAAKAAHTQLKKVFGTSDAAAWRGMALTSMIGVNDVDGETFTLADAAEVRAFAEEKGIGWVSMWSAARDRQCANGSTSDRPTTDCSGVAQSSGAFGEAFAN is encoded by the coding sequence ATGAGGAGTTACCGGAAACCGGCGGCGGTCGGGCTGGGCTGCCTGCTCGCCCTGGTCACCGCGGGGTGCTCCCGACAGGCCGAACCGGTCGACCGAGCACGCCCGGCACCCTCGTCGACAGCCGCCCCCAGCACCTCGCCCCCTGCCGAGGCGGGTACCGCGTACGCCCCGTACGTGAGCGCCACGGATGCCTCCGGCACCGACTCCGCCGGCTCTCCGACGACGTACAACCTGGCCTTCGTCCTGGCCGACGGCGACGACTGCGTCCCGCGCTGGGACGGCACCCACGCCATCGGCGACTCGACGGTGAAGTCCCGTATAGCGCGGCTGGCGAAGACCGGCGGCCAGGTCCGGGTCTCCTTCGGCGGCGCCTCCGGCAAGGAACTCGCGGCGGCCTGCGACAGCGCGACGGAACTGGCGGCGGCGTACGGCAAGGCCCTCGACGCGGCCGGTGCCACCCGGGCCGACTTCGACGTCGAGGGCGACGAACTGGCCGACTCCGCCTCCATCGCCCTGCGTTCGAAGGCGATCGCGCTGCTCCAGAAGGAGCGTACGGATCTGGAGGTCTCCTTCACGCTCCCGGTCATGCCCTCGGGCCTGGGCAAGGACAGCCTGGCGCTGCTCGGCTCCGCCAACGACAACGGCGTGCGGGTCGGCACGGTCAACCTGATGACGATGAACTACGGCACGTCGTACGACGGCGACATGGGCGGCTACGCCCTCACGGCCGCCAAGGCCGCGCACACCCAGCTGAAGAAGGTCTTCGGCACGTCGGACGCGGCCGCCTGGCGGGGCATGGCGCTCACCTCGATGATCGGCGTCAACGACGTCGACGGCGAGACCTTCACGCTCGCCGACGCGGCCGAGGTCCGGGCCTTCGCCGAGGAGAAGGGCATCGGGTGGGTGTCGATGTGGTCGGCCGCGCGGGACCGGCAGTGCGCGAACGGTTCCACGTCGGACCGGCCGACGACCGATTGCAGTGGGGTGGCGCAGAGTTCGGGGGCGTTCGGGGAGGCGTTCGCGAACTGA